TTCTTGAAGAAGTGCCCCACGCTCTTGGCCGCGTCACCGATGGCGCTGCCCACGCTCTTGACCGCGCTGCCCACGGCCCCCACCACTGACGTGACCCCATGCCATGCTGTCGTGACGATGCCGTTGACCGCCTGTGTCACCAGGGTTGCGACCGGACGAATGCCTTTGTCGACCACCCAGTCCAACCCCTGGCCGAGCCAGCTGAGAGGCACGATGCCGGTCTTGTTCCCCAGCCACGAGAGCAACGCGCCCGGGGCCCGCAGCACGTTCATCGTACCGTTCAGCAGCCCGTTGGCGAGCACCGAGCCCGTGGCATTTCGCGCGTACCCGTACGCGTGTCGCATCTCGTCGATGGTCATGTCGCTGACCCGTCTTCCCCGCTCCGCGGTTCCGATGTCAGGGAGCGTGGGACGCCAGGCGTTCCCACCGTCGAGCCCGAGATTGCGGGCCAGGGTGACCCCCGCGTTGGGATCGTCGTCGTGGAACACCACGATGCCATCCTTGGCCGAGCAGACGTCGACCTCCACCGCGTCTGCGTTGCGCAGCGCATGCTCGATGGAAGGAAGGGTGTTCTCCGGGTACGCTTGAGAGTGGTTCACCCCATGGTGGGCGATGACCATGGGGCGTCGCGCGTCTTGCCCCGCGGGGCCGTAGCCCATCTCGTCGAGCGTCTTGTTCATGCCTTCCGGGTCGTCGGTGATGAGGCCGTCAACACCGTCATTCACCAGCGTGCGGATGTCGTCGGCATCGTTGATGACCCAGGCCATGAGCTTCTTGCCGTAGCTCGGATTGTCTGGATCAGTGATGGCGGCGTGGGCTTTGCGAACCTCTTCCTCGACCTCCGAGAAGTTCCAGAAGGCCTTGGTCTTGGGCTCACCCACCGAGACCCAGCTGTTGTCGCCCGCGCCGGTCAGCGGGCTCTTCTCATCGTCTGAGGCGAAGAAGTCGTTGAGGTGCTCATCATCGTAGGCAAAGCTCTTGAAGCCCTGAAAGCGCGGATCGGGGTCGTTCTTGAACGCGTTCTTGATCTGCTGCAGACAATCCCGGTCCGGGTTCGTGATGATGATGCGGTCGAGCATCTCCGGGTGCTCGTGCAGCATGGCCACGATCTGCTGGCCCAGGCGAGCCGAGGTGGCTGTGTCGCCCGAGGTCTTGGTGTCGAGGATGATCTTCTTGCCCGGGTACTTCTGGGCGAGATTGAAGACCTCATCAAGCGTGGGGATGTGCCAGTCGCTCTTGTCGGTGTACGGCCCAGCCACGGGCGTGGTCACCGTGGGGGCGCCGTTCCCGCCCTCGATACGCGGCTGTGCGCGGAGATCGGGCTCCCAGTCCGCCGGAACCGCCGGGATGAAATCGGCGCGTGACCGGATCGCGCCGCCTCCCAGATCGAGAGCAGCGAGGCGCGAGACGGGCGCATTGCAGAGCATCGGCTGCCCGCTGAAACCCCGCACGCCGTCCAGCGCCACGGGCTGCCCCCCCAGGGTGCGATGAGAGGTCTGTGGTGCAAGACGGGCCGCCTGCGTCGACGGCTGCGCCGCGAGGCGTTCGAACGCTTCCCCCGAGGGGCTGGTGCGGGCGTCGTTGCGAACAAAGCCAGCGTAGCGGTCTAGATTCGTGTCGAAGGCCTCCCAGCGGTCTGCCCTGCCATACACATCGGAGGTCGTCGCATCACCCTGCGCCGACTCGACGTCAGCGGCCGTCGCGAACATGCGATCGTAGTGCCCAAGCTTTCCCAGGTAGTACGAAGCGATCTGCGACATCGAGTCTCTCCCTCACATCACGGCGCCGTCGGCGCCCCCTCTTGCACACCGTTTCGCGACCGCAGTCTCCCCGGTCAACGCGAGAGTTGTTACCGTTTTGTTGCCCCGAAGTAAAAAGTTTCGTACGCCAGCACTGACCCCGCCGGGCGCGTGAGCGCGATCACGCGAGCACGAAGCATCGAGAACAGGCGGGGTAGACAGACGTGTTCGATTTCGGGATAATGAACCGTACGGTGCAACAGCGTCGCCAACGACGCAGAGACGCTTCACGTAGTGGCAGGTGGCTTCGAGTGGACAGCATAACGAGTTTCGGCAAGGGCTTCTTGAGCCAGGGGTGGGACACGGTGAAGGGCGTGGGCCAGATGATCGCCCACCCGGTCGACACCGCCGAGGGCCTCTACCACGCCGCCACGCACCCCACCGAGACCTGGCAGGGCATCAAGGCCAGCGTGTCCGACGCAGTGAGCAAGAACCCCGCTGAAGCCTCGGGGCGAGCCGTCTTCGAAGTTGCCGCCCTCTTCACACCGGCCGCGCTCACCAAGGTCTCGACCGCGGCGCGGGCAGCCCGAGCGCTTCGCGCCGCCGAGGTCGCCTCGGAGGCCGGACATGTGGCCCAGGGCGCGCGTCTCGCCGAAACCGCAAGCCAGGGTGCCCGCATCGCTGAAGCCGCCACACAGGGAACCCGTGGCGCCGCAGAGGCGACCGATGCTGCCCGTGCAGCACGCACCGCGACCCATGCGGGCGAGGCCAGCAGCCTGGGAAGAACCACCCTCGACGGCCTCGCGAGGCTCCCTCGCGACGGCGAGACAAAGTTCGGGCACTGGGCCAGCAAGCACGGCCCGAAATCCGCTGAAGATGCCGCGGCCGCCCAGCAGAAGCTGAAAGCGGGCCAGTCGACCACGTGGTTCAAGAGCAACGAGGCCATGTCTGAGACCCTGAAAGCCGCGCCCGAGCAGCTGCGCGGTGTGCTGGCCGCAGATCCGAAGAAGCTGCAGGAGTTCAGTCAGTTCATGAGCACCCCGAAGGAGGGGGCCGCCTTCGGCTTCCGCTTCAAGATGCCAGGAAGCGTCGGCGAGGGCGTTGCCGCCGACGGCGCAAAGCTCGCCAACGACGGCACGATCTACGTGCGCTACCAGTGGGCCAAAGGGGCCGGCGGTGAGGTATCGCCCCAGGTCTTCACGGCCTATCCGGTGGGTCACCCATGACCCTCGAAACCGACGAGCTGGCTTCGCTGCTCGAGCTCTGCTACGGTGACGTCGACCATGACGACGAAGGTCTGGCCGATCTGCGCGTCCAGCTCGACGCCTATCCGGATCGCGCCGAACGCTTTCGAGTGCAGCTGGCCACCCTTGCCCTGAGCGGAGACGAAGACACCTGCCGCGCATTGCTGCAGGCCTCGATGCACCGCTTCGTTCCAGGCGCCCAGGCCATGGCCTGGCTGCGCGACCTGGCCCAGCACCTGGGCTGAGCAGCGCGCCCGAAACCCTGGGGCCTGCGCGACTCAGCCTTCCACCGCCCTCGTGTGGGCGTCGACCAGCAGGGCCTGTCCCGCCACGACAGCGTCGCTCCCCTGTTCGGCCTGCGCCTGCAGACCTTCATCGAGTCCAGAGAGTCGACTGCTGCGCGTGACGCGCAGCAACGTCTCGAGACCCTCGCGCACGCGGGCAAGCCCCTCTGTGTAGGCAGGCCAGTCGAATCGCGGATAGTCTGCGAAGCGATCGATCTCGAGGCGCAGGTACATCTCGAGCTCGTCGTAGAGCGCGTCGGCTGAGGCGCCGTCGAGCCGGCCCTCGCTCACCGCGGCACTGATCTCGACAAGCTGGAGATAGGCCGCCACACGCGGCGACGCCTCGATGCAGGCTGGAGGTGTCTCGTCTTCAGTCATGCGGCAGCTGACCCCCTCGTCTGGTTGCGCCGCGGGCCACGGGCACGGTGGTCAAGTCTTCTCCTGCGTCTCCCGAGGCGACACGAGGGCCTGTAGTCCGCGAAGCACCGATGTGGCGGCGCTGAGATCGGTGGACGCCCGCGCCAGGCCTCGCAAGACCGTGTTCACATCACCGTCGCTCTCGAGCAGTCCCGTGACGTGGGTGAGACGGTCGAGGCTCTTCTTGAGCCCCGACAACGCCTGCGGCGCGACAGCGCGATGCGCTCGTGGAAGACGAGCAAGCCTGTCCTTGATCTTCTCGAGCGCCGTCGCGTACTCCGCCAGGCGAGCACGCTCGCCCTCGGTAAGCGCCAGGCCCCGCGCCCTGCGCAGTGCGAGTGCACGCAGCGCCGTGACGATGGGCGGCTCAGACTCGGCAGCGTCACGACGACGCTCTTCGTCTCGAATACGGCGCAGGGGCTCGATGAGTGCATTGATCTCGAGCGGCGACAGCTGCGAGAGCGCCTGCCTCACCGCGTCATCACGCCGCGTATCGAGCACCCCCCCCACGACCGTCTCATACCACGACAGGGCCGCGCGACGAAGCGCCTCGTCGCTGCCGTCGGTGAGGGTCGCCTCGACAAACGTGCGCATGGCGCCGTGCAACGTGTCACTCGAGAAGAAGCGCAGCAGCGCGGCAACCTCTTCTTGTGCGTGCGCGGGCATCGACCCGCGAGGCTCGCCACCGGGTGGCTGCGCGGAAGGCGCGGTCCCGCCTCCGCGCATCTCGAACCAGACCTTGATCTGCTTGAGCGAGTAGCCTTGCGCCTGCAGCGTGCGGATCTGCATCAAGCGATCAACGATATCGGAGGCGTAGTAGTGCACCCGCGCATCCTCGTCACCCGACGGGCGCTTGAGCGGTCTGGGGATCAACCCCACCACCGCGTAATAGCGAAATGTTCGCTCGGTGAGCTCGAGACCGCGCTGGCCCGCAGCGGCAAGAACCTGCGGCAGGGTGAGGGGTGACTCAGTCAAGCCTCGACCATCTCACTGATGATGTCCTTGCTGACCTGCACGAGATCCTCCACCGCCTCGAGAAGGTCGTTGGCCTCTTGCGCATCGCGCATGGCCAGACTCAGGCGCTCTTCCTCGGCGTCGTCGATGAAGGCCTCGATCTGGGCCAACGCGCTGTCAAAGAGGGTGAGACTCTCGAGCATGAGCTCGCGAATCGCCTCCGCCCCCTCCGGCGCAGGCGCATCGTAGCTCGACGCAACCTCGCCCACGGTGCCCCGCGCCTCGTCGAGCAACCCACGCAGAACGACGGCATCGAAATGCACGTTGCGCATGAGGTTCTCGACCAGGCTCAGAACGAGATCGTACAGGCTGCCTTCTTGCATGCCTCGCGCCTAGGCCTTTCCTTCATCACTGGGGCCAGGGGGAGGTTCGTGAGGCGGTCGCGCCTCCCCTGTGGGATGCGCCGAGCGAGCAGAAGAGGCCCGCCCCAGAAGCCGCAGATGCGATGCCGTCTTGTCGATGAAGCCCTCGAGCGAAGCCCCAGTCTGCGCGGAGGAAGCAGGGAGCGCGTCGGCGGGAGTGCGCCTGCGGCCTCTTCCGCTGGGCGGAGGCGGCGGAAGCGAGAGACGACGTCGGGGGGCCGATATATCAGCCGCAGCAAGATCACGCAGCTCACGCACCACATCGAGAAGCGCATCGAGTGCCTCGATCTCGACGCGCGCCGCATTCATGTCGACACGAGACGCCTGTGGTCTTCGAGAAGAGTGGGGCACGGCTCTGGTGGTTCCTCTCTGCGTGGAGAAGTCGCAGAATCGGCCTCGACGCTCAGCAAGGCCGACCCGCGGCGCGTTCAATTCTATCGTAAGGTGACCCTTCGATCTCGCCCTGGCTGTCTCGGAATCAACCGTATCGACCTTCTCGTGAGTGTCGCTGATGCGATGCGCAGGTCGTCGCAGCCGCCCTCATCGCGCGGCCATGAGCCCCGACTCGTGTGAACAGGGAGGGCCGTCACGACGGCTGGCCGACCTGTCCCAGGTCATTGACGTTCCACTGCCGGACGGTCTCTTCACCGGACGCCAGGCGCGCCTGGCGCGAGACCTGGGTTCCAAGCCGGGTGAGCGTCTCCTCACGGCCGTCTGCATCGCGCTGGTGAACCTGCACCGAACGCGCGTCTGACGGGTTGAAGATCACCCGCTTGCTGCTGCCATCGGAACAGCGGGTGGTGACGGGGGTCACGCCAGTGCTTGGGTCGCTGCCGACCTCCACCGTGTCGCCATTCGGCATCTGATGCAGGCCAGGACCGAGCTTTGCCGCGGTGCGATGCGCCACGGCGTGCGCACGTTTTGCTTCGTTGTAGGCCTGGGCGTAGTCGCGCTTGTTGTCGCACGCCTCGACGCTGTCGGATGGACCCAGGCGGGTGGCGTCATCAACCTGGCGATCTTCAGCCCACGTACCGAAGATGTCTTGCAGACGCTCCCGCAGGTCACCCAGGGCCCCGACACGTGAGGTATCGCACAGCACCATGTTGTGGAAGGCCGTGTGCTCGGCAATCTCCCCCTGGGTGAAGGTGCGTGCCCGCAGCCCGTCGCTGACACGATCTGCCACCGACTCCCGCTCGACCTGGCGCGCAACGCCCGCGGTTCCGAGGTCAGCCGACGAGAGACCTCGATCGAATCGAATGCTGTCCATGAGGGGGCGCCTCTTTCTTGGCACTGGATAATGGCGACACTTGTAAGTGTCAGCATACAGGAAAATCTCGGCGCTGTCTAGAGGGTGCGCGAGAGGAACGAGTGCGGGGCACGGGGGGCGGAGCTGCACGAACGGGGGCGCGCGGTGCCTGTCCACCACGCCACCGTGGGGGACAACGGTGTGGAGCTGCACGAACGGGGGCGCACGGTGCCTGTCCACCACGCCACCGTGGGGGACAACCCCAGGTCCACCACGCCACCGTGGGGGACAGCAGGGTGGAGCCGCACGAACGGGGGCGCACGGTGCCTGTCCACCACGCCACCGTGGGGGACAACCCCAGGTCCACCACGCCACCGTGGGGGACACGTGCAGGTCCACCACGACACCGTGGGGGACAACGGTGTGGAGCTGCACGAACAGGGGCGCGCGGTGCCTGTCCACCACGCCACCGTGGGGGCCAACCCCAGGTCCACCACGCCACCGTGGGGGACACGTGCAGGTCCACCACGACACCGTGGGGGACACCGCGTATCTAACCGGGAGATGGCCGCCAGGGTGACTGCAGGTACCCTCGCGATATGCAGGTCCTGCGGAGCCCGTGAATTGTGACCTGAGAGGCGACCCCGAAACCCTTGCCAATCGGATGTTTCATTCGAGGACGGGGGACGAGGGCGAGGGAGCGGGGCGAAACCGAGGATCCACTCAGGGCGAAGGCCGCTGCGTGCTCTGCGACCCCAGTGAAACACGATGTTCCCGCTGGAGGTGTCACGTGACAAGCAGGGCCGTCACATCAACGCGATGTGACAGCTGGA
This DNA window, taken from Pseudomonadota bacterium, encodes the following:
- a CDS encoding MerR family transcriptional regulator codes for the protein MTESPLTLPQVLAAAGQRGLELTERTFRYYAVVGLIPRPLKRPSGDEDARVHYYASDIVDRLMQIRTLQAQGYSLKQIKVWFEMRGGGTAPSAQPPGGEPRGSMPAHAQEEVAALLRFFSSDTLHGAMRTFVEATLTDGSDEALRRAALSWYETVVGGVLDTRRDDAVRQALSQLSPLEINALIEPLRRIRDEERRRDAAESEPPIVTALRALALRRARGLALTEGERARLAEYATALEKIKDRLARLPRAHRAVAPQALSGLKKSLDRLTHVTGLLESDGDVNTVLRGLARASTDLSAATSVLRGLQALVSPRETQEKT